A genomic window from Nicotiana sylvestris chromosome 11, ASM39365v2, whole genome shotgun sequence includes:
- the LOC104244038 gene encoding protein NDR1-like has protein sequence MSDSCVWGYVKLIVSLGIVALVLWLSFRTTKPKCSINDFYVPGLDKSVNNNNNNATRRNNNLSFQLNLKNEMKDKAVRYDDITLKFYYGTNTSYPIGNFTVDGFKQGKDKELFKSGMIETHNMPWDAALKAVTNGSKAIFRVDVSSRIRYKITFWYTKRHNYFVENKVEVDDKGRSGAQQLSYGFGVFGLTLFVLSFLL, from the coding sequence ATGTCGGACTCATGTGTTTGGGGTTACGTGAAATTAATAGTGAGTTTAGGCATTGTAGCTCTGGTTCTTTGGTTAAGTTTTCGTACCACGAAACCTAAATGTTCCATCAATGATTTTTACGTGCCAGGTCTTGACAAATcagtcaacaacaacaacaacaacgcgACAAGACGCAACAACAATCTATCCTTTCAACTCAATCTGAAGAATGAAATGAAGGACAAAGCTGTTCGTTACGATGATATTACACTTAAGTTTTACTATGGTACAAATACAAGTTACCCTATTGGTAATTTTACAGTTGATGGATTTAAACAGGGGAAAGATAAAGAACTATTTAAAAGTGGGATGATTGAAACTCATAATATGCCATGGGATGCTGCACTTAAAGCTGTTACAAATGGATCTAAGGCGATTTTTCGAGTTGATGTGAGTAGCAGAATAAGGTACAAGATTACATTTTGGTATACTAAGAGACATAATTATTTTGTGGAAAATAAGGTTGAAGTTGATGATAAAGGTAGATCTGGTGCTCAACAACTGAGTTATGGTTTTGGGGTTTTTGGTCTTACATTATTTGTTTTGTCATTTTTACTTTGA